The segment TTTCGCCGTAGGCGTCGTCGAGGATCTTGCCGATGTTGATCCGGATGTCTTTCGACCGGGCGGACAGGAAAATCGTCTCCTCGGCGATGCCGAAGACGGCGGTGGTCGTGACGCCCTCGAGGTTGAGCAGGTGGCTGGCGGCCTGCGTGAGCGCCTCGCGGTCCCGGACGATCCCGGCGTTCGAGACGAGGTGACTCCCCTGAACGTCCCGGTTCGCGATCGCCTCCGCGAGCACGTCGAGCGTCTCGGGTGACATCGACGGCGACTCGACCTGTTCTAACGTGTCGTGGTCTGCAAACGGATAGAGGTACGCGGCGGCGGTGAGGTCCGCGGGGGTGGTGTCGCGTTTGAAATCGAGCGTTTCGGCCCGGATACCGTACAGCAACGCGGTCGCGACCTCCTCGGAGACGTTGACGTCGAACTCCTGGATGTACTTCGTCATGATCGTCGACGTCGAGGACATGTTCGGTCGGATGTCGACGAATTCGGGCTCGTACTCCGCCTCTGGCTCGTGGTGGTCGATCACGATATCGACGTCGAGGTCGATTTCGGTCGAGGTCGAGTGATCGACCAGTGCGACCGTATCGTGGCCCGAGAGATCCTCGAGTTCGTCCCACTGCACCAGATCGATCCCGAGGAGGTTCACGAACGCCCTGTTTTCCTGGTGGCCCATATCGCCGAGATAGACGATATCCGACTCGACCCCAAGGTGGGACGCGATCGCTTGCAACGCTGCAGCGCTCGCGATCGAGTCCGGGTCCGGACTCTCCTGTGTGACGATCGCCAGTCGCTCGGTCGTCTCCTCTAACAGTTGGGCGAGTTTCCCCGCGTTGTACTCGAGTTCCCCCGACTCGAGGGCTCGAAGCGCCGAGTCCGCGATGACCGCCGAGGGGTTGATGACGATGTCGGCACCGAGCTCCGAGAGTTCGTCGCCGGAAACGGGGTCGCTCGCTCGAGCGACGACGAACTGAGTGCTATCGGAGTTTCGAATGTGCTCGACGGCTCGCTTGTTCGCCTCGACGTTCGAGGCGAGGATCAAGACGACATCGCGTTCGGCGACGAGTTCCGCGGCCTCGGGCTCGCGGATATCTGCCGTTCGTGCATCGAGGTCCTGATCTCGGAGCGACTCGACGCGGCTCTCGTCGCGGTCGATGATGAGGACGTCCTTGCCTTGCTCGACGAGTTCCTCCGCGACGGCGTAGCCGACGCTCCCACAGCCGAGAATCGCGTAGTCAGAAATCGACGAGATCGTGACCCCCATGCTCATGTGGACGTGATGTAGGTCTCACAGCACTTAACGCTCCCGAAGAATGGTACGTTCCGCGAACGGTGATTGCGTTCGGGAACGGCCATTGTGTCCGAGAACGGCGAGGCCGTGCACATCTGTCCCACGACGGTCCCCAAGGGAAACGTATTTCAACACGTATCCGAAAATCTCGGGTACAGGGCCGGTAGCTCAGTTAGGCAGAGCGTCTGACTCTTAATCAGACGGTCGCGTGTTCAAATCGCGCCCGGCCCGCTTCTGCTCCGAGCAATTACGCGAGGAGCGAAGCGGCTATCGGGATTTGAACGCAGAGAGAGCGCAGTCTCGCGAACGGAGTGAGCGAGGAAGCGATCGACCGTGTGTTCAAATCGCGCCCGGCCCGCTTTTGCGAGGAACGATTCGTGACGAGCAGAGCGGCGAAGAACTCGAGAGTCATCGGTTTTCCAGAGTGGCGGACCACCCGCAACCACGTTCCAATCGCCAAATTTCAGCTACACCTGCTCGCATGGCCGCCAGTACACTTTCCCGCTTGCGATTTGCTTCGACTCGAGATCACCCATAAAAGTCAAATCTTCGAGTTTGTTCCGAGCCGTATTCCGGTGACAACTCAGCAAATCCGAAATTTCGGGAGCACCAAACGGTTCACACCGGTCGTCGACATCGAGAAAGATTTGGAGAACATCGTCGGTCGTAATTCTCGGTTTTCGTCCGCCAGACATCGTTATCGCCCCGTATCTGGATGATCAACGATGTTCGGCAACTCGAGCAAATCCGAAACCTCGTATGTCGGTGTGACAGAGAGGTCGAGAGAACGACAGTGGTCGCGGCGGACGAAAACCGAGTCCATTCCCGCCCGATGTGCCGCAATCACGTCGCTTTCGCTGTCACCGACGTAGAGGGCCGAGTCGGCCTCGAGATCGGCCAGCGCGCTGTCGAGATAATGCGTATTCGGCTTTTTCAGCCGCAGACTTTCGAGCGTCTTTTCGCGGCCGTAGTAGGTCTCGAACAGCGAGTGGAGGTCGAAGTGGTCAAGGACGAACTCGATCGTGCTGTGGTGGTTGTTGCTGACGACGCCACACCGCTGTCGGAGGTCAGAAATCGCAGTAACGTCGTCGTATCGGGTTCTGGATCTGTCCCGAAATTTCTCGAACTGCGACTTTTCGTCGAGTCGTTCCCGAACCTCCCAGAACCGTTCTGGTTCGAGGTCGTATATCGAACAGATGTCGTACAGATCCTCGAGCGAGACACCCGCGACGATCGCGTCGACGTGATGGGGTTCGACAGTGGTTGTACCGACCGACCGGAACGCATCGCGAGTCGCACCGGCCTGAGTCTCGCGTGCAGGCGGTTCAACGAGGACGCCATCGCTGTCGAAGAGGACCGTATCGTACGTTGTCACGTTTGGCTGTACTCGGAAAGTCTAATTGATTATTTCGATTAGCGAACTCTCGGACCCGTACTGGACGATCACGGTGTCGTCGAGACTACCGCACAGCACGCTGGAATACGGTTCTTGGATGCGTAGAGACGAATGTTCAAAAATCAGTGACTGGCGTCGTTCGAGACCGTTACGTCGACTCGTTGTTCATCTCCGGAATGTCTTCAGCGCCGCCCACCGGAATCTGCGATTGGCCGCCCGTCGACGGTTGTCCCGCAGGCGTCTGGTTGCCTGCACCCGGGAGGCTCGCCTCGTTGACCGAGCCCGTCACGAGGAAGTCGGCGACGTTTCCGACGAGGACGTTGTTGTCCGCCCGGTGTGCGTTCTCGGGTTCGAGGAAGCTCGAGTCGCCGATCACCGCGACGTCTCCGTCGACCGCGGCAACGCCGTAGGACCCGTCTTCACGCGTCGTCGACATCGTTGCCTCCGCCTCGAGGACGGTATCGCCGTCACTCGAGCCGACCGAGGAACTACTCCGGAAGACGACTTCCTCGACGCCGTCGGTCAGGGCCGAACTACCGGTCGGCTCGGCGAAGATGCTGAGGTAGTTGTTGTCGTTTTCGGTGAGGTTGTAGAGGTAGCCCGCTTCGGTGTACAGCCCGTTCGAAGCGCCGAGTTCGGCGACTGTAGCCGAGCTACCGGGATTCGCGGTCATCACGAACCGACCGCCGGCATCGGTGAAGGTCGAGATGGTCTCGCGATCCTGTTCGGTGAACGAGACGGAACCCGGCGCGACGAACGCGTCGGCGTCACTGAGCGCCTGCGAGAGCTGTCCGTCGGTCGCCGCTCCGGCGTAGAACTCGACCTTGTGGCCGTTCTCGATGAGGGTCGTGACGAGCGGGGTAACGCCCCGTTCGGTACCGCCGAGCGATCCGGTCGAGAGTTCGGGACCGTCTGCGCTGTCCTGAATCGGCAACTGTCCGAGCGAGGTCTGTCCGCCGGCCGCCCCGCCGGTGTGGATCACGACCGTATTCGACTGCTCTTGACTGTCCATTGTGATCTCGCCACCGTCCGACGTTTCTGCGGGGAGCGCTTCGTCCGGTTGGAAATGGTCCTGTTCGGTATCGGGCAGGTCTGGCGTGCCGTCCTCGACGACGACCGTTCCGGCGGCGACGAGACCGATCGTCACCACGAATCCGAGGACGAATGTGGCAAGGAGCGTCCGAGCGCTCGCGCTCATGGCTGCTCACCTCCGGACTCCACAGCAACGGCGGAATCCGGCAGTTGCGGTGCAACCTCGTGGTGCCAGACATCCGGTGCGATCAGTTGCGGTTGGTAGGGGTTAATGCTCGAGTCGTCCGACGTCTCGATCGTCGCGTCGCCCTCCGCCGTCGTCTCGAGTCCCAGAATGCCGACGTCGCTCGACTCGCTTCGGTTGAACTCGAGGTTATAGGAGTCGAGGCCTGCCGAGTCGGCCGCGTGGTGGATCGCGTCGTCGAGCGTGCCGATCCGGTCGGCGTATCCGTTGTCGACCGCTTCGACGCCGTAGTAGGTTCGGGCGTGTGCGACTTCTTCGCGATCCAGCGAGATTTTGTCACCGCGTTGCTCCATGACGCTGTCGATGAACGTCTCCTGAATCAGTTCGGTGCCGGCGCGGTCGTCTTCGGGGTGGAGCGATCCTTTGTCGGGACCGCTCTGTCCCGCGCTCGGGCCGGTCGGGGTCGGTGCCGGTCCGGTCACGCCGACGCTACCCACAGAGGAGGACGGGGAAACGTAGATCCTGTCGGCGGGTGCCATCGCGTAGTAGGCGCCCGAAGCACCCATCGAGTCGACGTACGCGGTTACCGGCATCTCCTCGGTCGTCCGCTCGACTGCGGTGTACATCCGTTCGCTCGAGGCGGGTTGGCCCCCGCCGCTGTCTACCTCGAGAACGACCGCCTCGACGGAGTCGTTGTGGCGTGCCTCGCGGAGTTCGTCTTCGAACTGCTGGGACGTGTCCGAGTCGATAATGCCGCTTACTTCGACAACCTTGACCGTCCCCTCCCCGCCGCTTCCGAAGGCGTACACCTGCGGGGCTACGAGCGCAGCGGCGATTGCGAGCAACGCGACCACAGCAACTTGCTGTCCTCGTGAAAGCCTGTTAAATGGCCATAAAGTCATGTAGACTGGTATTCACACATACGGCACATAACTCGCGGCGGGGAATTTCTGACTCAGAAAACGCGAGCGAAAGGCGAATGGACCGACGGATCGAACCCGCGCCGTCGGTGACCCACCGTCGATCAGTCTATCAGGGTGAATTTTCGGACGAACGGTGCTAATATGTTTGGAAGTGGGGTTATTGCGCGTTCAGCGCTACCTGAGGTATGGCTTCAATAGCGGATATCGAACTGGCTGCGTCCGAAACGAGCCTCGGGGATGTCTTCGACGCACTCCCCGCACTCTTCTGTGAGATGGAGCAGGCGATCGCCTCGAGCAATCGAACGCTGTGGTTGTCGGGAGCGACGGCCGCAGAAATCGAGTCGGCGCTCGAGGAAGCGAGTTCGATCCGAACGTGTACGCAGATCGGCGGCGGAGACGACCGATGGCTGTTCGATATCGGGTTTGATCCCCAAAGTATCGACATCTTCGATATAGTCGATGCGGAGGGCGGGACTGTCCTCTCAGCGAGCGCTGCTAAAGGAATGTGGCGGTTCAGCGTTCGATTCCGCGAGCGCGAGGCTATCGCAACGTTCTACGAGCACCTTCGTTCGGTCGGTCTCGAGCCGACGATCGTTCGACTGTTCGACCCGACGACCGAGATGCACACGCGGTACGGATTGACGACACAGCAGTACCACACCCTTCTCGCGGCGGTCGAGCGAGGCTACTTCGAGATCCCACGCAAAATCACGATGCAAGAGTTATCGGACGAGCTGGGCGTGTCACACCAGGCGTTATCCGAACAGCTTCGACGCGCGTACCGCGCGCTCGTGACCGCCGAGTTCGAGACGTCCGCTGGTCGTGGAGACGCGGGGTTCACGTCGCCAGTCTGATC is part of the Halostagnicola kamekurae genome and harbors:
- a CDS encoding helix-turn-helix domain-containing protein; translated protein: MASIADIELAASETSLGDVFDALPALFCEMEQAIASSNRTLWLSGATAAEIESALEEASSIRTCTQIGGGDDRWLFDIGFDPQSIDIFDIVDAEGGTVLSASAAKGMWRFSVRFREREAIATFYEHLRSVGLEPTIVRLFDPTTEMHTRYGLTTQQYHTLLAAVERGYFEIPRKITMQELSDELGVSHQALSEQLRRAYRALVTAEFETSAGRGDAGFTSPV
- a CDS encoding DHH family phosphoesterase, with the translated sequence MSMGVTISSISDYAILGCGSVGYAVAEELVEQGKDVLIIDRDESRVESLRDQDLDARTADIREPEAAELVAERDVVLILASNVEANKRAVEHIRNSDSTQFVVARASDPVSGDELSELGADIVINPSAVIADSALRALESGELEYNAGKLAQLLEETTERLAIVTQESPDPDSIASAAALQAIASHLGVESDIVYLGDMGHQENRAFVNLLGIDLVQWDELEDLSGHDTVALVDHSTSTEIDLDVDIVIDHHEPEAEYEPEFVDIRPNMSSTSTIMTKYIQEFDVNVSEEVATALLYGIRAETLDFKRDTTPADLTAAAYLYPFADHDTLEQVESPSMSPETLDVLAEAIANRDVQGSHLVSNAGIVRDREALTQAASHLLNLEGVTTTAVFGIAEETIFLSARSKDIRINIGKILDDAYGEIGETAGHSTQASAEIPLGIFTGIEISAETRDTFLELTEEAVKRTLFDAMGVEGGEGSNGN
- a CDS encoding HAD family hydrolase — translated: MTTYDTVLFDSDGVLVEPPARETQAGATRDAFRSVGTTTVEPHHVDAIVAGVSLEDLYDICSIYDLEPERFWEVRERLDEKSQFEKFRDRSRTRYDDVTAISDLRQRCGVVSNNHHSTIEFVLDHFDLHSLFETYYGREKTLESLRLKKPNTHYLDSALADLEADSALYVGDSESDVIAAHRAGMDSVFVRRDHCRSLDLSVTPTYEVSDLLELPNIVDHPDTGR
- a CDS encoding S49 family peptidase, with amino-acid sequence MVALLAIAAALVAPQVYAFGSGGEGTVKVVEVSGIIDSDTSQQFEDELREARHNDSVEAVVLEVDSGGGQPASSERMYTAVERTTEEMPVTAYVDSMGASGAYYAMAPADRIYVSPSSSVGSVGVTGPAPTPTGPSAGQSGPDKGSLHPEDDRAGTELIQETFIDSVMEQRGDKISLDREEVAHARTYYGVEAVDNGYADRIGTLDDAIHHAADSAGLDSYNLEFNRSESSDVGILGLETTAEGDATIETSDDSSINPYQPQLIAPDVWHHEVAPQLPDSAVAVESGGEQP